TTGCAACCTATACTTATTAAAAAGTATGATTTTAGACCATTAAGCCTTTGCTGGTTTCTGCTGAGGCTTGCTGTCTATTGTGAACATATGATTATCAGGTGTGCCTGTCAAACGTTTAACTGTCACGGTGGGATTCCCCCTTGCAGCGTCTGATATTATCCTTTTCATAGAAAAAATCCTCGTTTTTGAACGATATTTAAAATAAGTCGGTAGGCACAAATAAACTATGTATAGAGGTTATGATTTGAATGATTCTGCTGTTACGCAGTCGCGCCACACCTGAACAACTTGAACAAATGTTGGAACAGCATAAGTTCTACATCAAAACCGCAGTGGATATTGAACGTCAGATGTTGGTTGGTGGTGGTGAGCTGCACGCTGATTGCGAAGAAAAGTTGCTAGATGACGGCAGTAGGCAACAAGACATTTGGGCTGCCAGCTTCATGCCTTTGACTGGGAAAATCATCTATGAGTCTATGGTCAATCTTCGTCCTCGCCAAAACCGCTCAATGGAGATATTGGACTCTAATATTAAAGAAAGAGTAGTGCAAGTTATTATTGAGTTCCTGGAAAACCTATGATCGAAGTGACACCACAACAGCAAATTTTTATACAAGATGATGTTCCTACCCGTTTGCATCATTTAGCTGCACACTTATCACAAATTGAATTTTTGTGGACTCAGGCATCATCCCCAGATTTGATAATGACTTTGGTCAATGAAAGCAGGTACTTTATTGAGTGGACTGTACCAGACATGGTAAAGGCAGATGATATTGACCGAGCCGCAGAGTTAGTTGACTTAATTCGTCTTCTGACTCGTTGGCTATTCCATT
Above is a genomic segment from Fischerella sp. JS2 containing:
- a CDS encoding DUF5674 family protein; translated protein: MILLLRSRATPEQLEQMLEQHKFYIKTAVDIERQMLVGGGELHADCEEKLLDDGSRQQDIWAASFMPLTGKIIYESMVNLRPRQNRSMEILDSNIKERVVQVIIEFLENL